Proteins encoded together in one Camelina sativa cultivar DH55 chromosome 9, Cs, whole genome shotgun sequence window:
- the LOC104713307 gene encoding RING-H2 finger protein ATL8-like, translating to MARLLFRLLQEASPPSPAGAAPAFNPDLVLILAVLLCALTCVLGLIAVSRCAWLRRMATRNRADQTHQPPVAAANKGLKKKVLRSLPKLTYSPDSPPAEKLVECAICLTEFAAGDELRVLPQCGHGFHVLCIDTWLGSHSSCPSCRQILVVARCHKCGGLPGSSSSGSEPDTLIKQSEDDPDNFLP from the coding sequence ATGGCGCGTCTTCTCTTCCGTCTTCTCCAAGAGGCAAGTCCTCCATCTCCGGCGGGAGCTGCTCCGGCTTTCAACCCTGACCTCGTCCTCATCCTCGCGGTTCTTCTTTGTGCACTGACGTGCGTCCTCGGCTTAATAGCCGTCTCACGTTGCGCCTGGCTCCGACGTATGGCCACCAGAAACAGAGCGGATCAGACTCATCAACCCCCCGTAGCTGCAGCCAACaaaggtttgaagaagaaagtgcTCCGATCGTTACCTAAGCTAACTTACTCGCCGGACTCGCCGCCGGCTGAGAAACTCGTCGAGTGCGCGATTTGTCTTACGGAGTTCGCAGCCGGAGACGAGCTCAGGGTGTTGCCGCAGTGTGGTCACGGTTTCCACGTATTGTGTATCGACACGTGGCTTGGATCCCACTCTTCTTGTCCTTCTTGCCGTCAAATCTTAGTGGTTGCCAGGTGTCATAAATGTGGCGGGTTACCCGGTAGCTCAAGTTCAGGATCCGAACCTGATACCCTAATCAAGCAAAGTGAAGATGATCCTGATAACTTCTTAccttga
- the LOC104715857 gene encoding protein CUP-SHAPED COTYLEDON 3-like, with product MGEKEWYFYSLRDRKYPTGLRTNRATTAGYWKATGKDKEVFAGSGGPLVGMKKTLVFYKGRAPRGLKTKWVMHEYRLETDLSHRHTCKEEWVICRVFNKSGDRKNVGIHNQISYLHNHSLSTTHHHDTLPMLLEASNKTLTNFPSLLYDDPHQNYNNNLIHGSSGHNLDELKALINPVVSQLNGIIFSPGNNNNNNDEDDFGFNLGVKTEPSSNGVINNNELDVRDYLENPLFQEASYGLLGLSSSPGPLHMLLDSPCPLGFQL from the exons ATGGGAGAGAAGGAGTGGTACTTTTACAGTCTAAGGGATAGGAAATATCCGACGGGTTTGAGGACTAACAGAGCAACCACTGCTGGGTATTGGAAAGCTACCGGGAAAGATAAGGAGGTCTTCGCCGGCAGCGGAGGACCGCTTGTTGGGATGAAGAAGACGTTGGTGTTCTACAAAGGTAGGGCACCACGTGGCCTCAAGACTAAGTGGGTCATGCATGAGTATCGCCTCGAAACCGACCTTTCACACCGCCACACGTGTAAG GAGGAATGGGTGATTTGTAGAGTGTTCAACAAATCAGGAGATAGAAAAAATGTTGGGATCCATAACCAAATCAGCTACCTTCATAACCATTCACTCTCAACAACACATCATCATGATACCTTGCCTATGCTTTTGGAAGCTtccaacaaaaccctaaccaaCTTCCCATCGCTACTCTACGATGATCCCCATCAAAACTACAATAATAACCTCATTCATGGATCATCAGGCCACAACCTCGACGAGCTCAAAGCCCTAATCAATCCAGTCGTCTCTCAGCTCAACGGAATCATCTTTTCGCcgggaaacaacaacaacaacaacgacgaaGACGACTTCGGTTTTAACCTCGGCGTGAAGACAGAGCCATCTTCGAACGGTGTTATAAACAATAACGAACTTGACGTACGAGATTACTTGGAGAATCCTCTGTTTCAGGAAGCGAGTTACGGTCTGTTGGGTCTTTCGTCTTCTCCTGGACCACTTCACATGCTATTAGATTCTCCATGTCCTTTAGGTTTCCAGCTGTAG
- the LOC104715858 gene encoding protein CUP-SHAPED COTYLEDON 3-like yields the protein MMLAVEDVLSELAGEEKNERGLPPGFRFHPTDEELITFYLASKIFHGGLSGIHISEVDLNRCEPWELPEMAKMGEKEWYFYSLRDRKYPTGLRTNRATTAGYWKATGKDKEVFAGSGGPLVGMKKTLVFYKGRAPRGLKTKWVMHEYRLETDLSHRHTCKVN from the exons ATGATGCTTGCGGTGGAAGATGTGTTGAGCGAACTAGCCGGAGAAGAAAAGAACGAGAGAGGACTGCCACCTGGTTTCCGGTTTCACCCGACGGATGAAGAGCTCATCACCTTCTACTTAGCTTCCAAAATCTTCCATGGAGGTCTCTCCGGCATTCACATTTCTGAAGTTGATCTCAACCGCTGCGAACCTTGGGAACTACCTG aaatgGCGAAGATGGGAGAGAAGGAGTGGTACTTTTACAGTCTAAGGGATAGGAAATATCCGACGGGTTTGAGGACTAACAGAGCAACCACTGCTGGGTATTGGAAAGCTACCGGGAAAGATAAGGAGGTCTTCGCCGGCAGCGGAGGACCGCTTGTTGGGATGAAGAAGACGTTGGTGTTCTACAAAGGTAGGGCACCACGTGGCCTCAAGACTAAGTGGGTCATGCATGAGTATCGCCTCGAAACCGACCTTTCACACCGCCACACGTGTAAGGTAAATTAA
- the LOC104713308 gene encoding probable inorganic phosphate transporter 1-9: protein MPALRVLSSLDAARIQWYHFKAIIVAGMGLFTDAYDLFCIAPIMKMISQIYYHKDSIGTALLSTSYAIALLGTALGQIIFGYLGDRVGRRKVYGLCLLIMVFSSFGCGFSVCTTRRSCVMVSLGFFRFVLGLGIGGDYPLSATIMSEFANKRTRGAFIAAVFSMQGLGILMSSAVTMVVCVAFKNVAGEGSLEKTNAAGSETLAPPESDIAWRLILMIGAIPAALTFYWRMLMPETARYTALVENNVVQAAKDMQRVMSVSMTQIDEDSSLEVQQSPRSSYKLFSRRFFSLHGCDLFAASANWFLVDVVFYTSNLLLSQIFNFSNESIHSTSVYDSAFEVAKVAAIVAACSTIPGYWFTVYFIDRIGRVKIQMMGFFLMAVVYLVAGIPYSWYWSKHEKTNKGFMVLYGLIFFFSNFGPNTTTFIIPAELFPARFRSTCHGISGAAGKFGAIVGTVGFLWATKHHEDDVFLDVKRVRIAFLILGGVCIAGMIVTYFFTRETMGRSLEENEDEIGCTTSAESSSANVLFPR, encoded by the exons ATGCCGGCGTTAAGAGTGTTATCGTCGTTAGATGCGGCTAGGATACAATGGTACCATTTCAAGGCGATAATAGTCGCCGGGATGGGACTTTTCACCGACGCTTACGATCTTTTCTGTATTGCTCCGATCATGAAAATGATAAGTCAAATCTATTACCACAAAGACTCGATCGGAACCGCTCTTCTCTCAACTTCTTACGCAATCGCTCTTCTCGGGACAGCCTTAGGTCAGATCATCTTTGGTTACTTAGGTGACCGAGTTGGACGTCGTAAAGTCTACGGACTTTGTCTCTTAATCATGGTCTTCAGCTCCTTTGGTTGTGGCTTCTCTGTTTGCACCACTCGACGTTCTTGCGTTATGGTCAGTCTTGGATTCTTTAGATTCGTTCTTGGACTCGGGATCGGTGGAGATTACCCTCTCTCTGCAACGATTATGTCGGAGTTCGCTAACAAAAGGACGCGTGGAGCTTTCATCGCGGCCGTGTTCTCGATGCAGGGGTTAGGGATCTTGATGAGCTCTGCCGTGACCATGGTTGTGTGTGTGGCGTTCAAGAACGTCGCCGGAGAGGGGAGTTTGGAAAAGACGAACGCCGCGGGGTCAGAGACTTTGGCTCCACCGGAATCGGATATAGCGTGGAGGTTGATTCTTATGATCGGAGCTATTCCTGCCGCGTTGACGTTTTACTGGCGAATGCTCATGCCTGAAACCGCCAG ATACACAGCTTTGGTGGAGAACAATGTAGTCCAAGCAGCAAAAGACATGCAACGGGTCATGTCCGTATCCATGACTCAAATCGACGAGGATTCATCGTTGGAAGTACAACAATCGCCACGGTCTTCCTACAAACTCTTCTCACGCCGTTTCTTCAGCCTCCATGGATGTGACCTCTTCGCAGCCTCAGCCAATTGGTTCCTAGTCGACGTCGTCTTCTACACAAGCAATCTCCTCCTCTCTCAGATCTTCAACTTCTCCAACGAATCTATTCACTCCACAAGCGTCTACGATTCCGCCTTTGAAGTAGCTAAGGTCGCAGCCATCGTGGCCGCTTGCTCCACAATCCCCGGTTACTGGTTCACCGTCTATTTCATAGATAGAATCGGTCGAGTCAAGATTCAGATGATGGGGTTTTTCCTCATGGCCGTTGTTTACTTAGTCGCTGGGATCCCGTACAGTTGGTATTGGTCCAAACACGAGAAGACTAATAAAGGCTTTATGGTTCTCTACggattgatcttcttctttagcaACTTTGGTCCTAACACGACGACGTTTATTATCCCGGCGGAGCTTTTTCCGGCAAGGTTTAGGTCCACGTGCCACGGGATATCTGGAGCAGCTGGGAAGTTTGGGGCTATCGTTGGCACTGTTGGTTTCTTGTGGGCCACGAAACACCATGAGGATGACGTTTTCTTAGACGTGAAACGTGTCAGAATCGCGTTTTTGATCCTTGGTGGCGTTTGTATCGCGGGAATGATCGTGACGTACTTCTTCACTCGTGAAACGATGGGGAGATCGTTAGAAGAGAACGAAGACGAGATCGGTTGTACCACGTCAGCAGAATCATCTTCTGCCAATGTTCTATTTCCAAGATAG
- the LOC104713309 gene encoding increased DNA methylation 3 → MNTENNNQTTTTTTTTLSKVISHVFVTGTAKQGSLGPPIGLVDIGVSEAAYIFRVSLPGIEKNQNKIKCEIQREGRVCIQGVVPEIAIPSETGYLYRMQVQQLCPPGPFSITFNLPGQVDPRLFSPTFRSDGILEVVVVKLGVRVPTS, encoded by the exons ATGAACACTGAGAATAATAATcaaactactactactactacgacAACTCTCTCGAAAGTGATCTCTCATGTTTTTGTCACTGGTACTGCTAAGCAAGGCTCTCTTGGTCCACCCATCGGTCTTGTCGATATTGGCGTTAGCGAAGCTGCCTACATCTTCAGAGTCTCTCTCCCTGGcattgagaaaaatcaaa ATAAGATCAAATGTGAGATTCAGAGGGAGGGAAGAGTATGCATCCAAGGAGTAGTGCCTGAGATTGCGATTCCAAGTGAAACCGGATACTTGTACAGAATGCAGGTGCAACAGCTCTGCCCTCCTGGTCCATTCTCAATCACGTTTAACCTTCCGGGACAAGTGGATCCTCGTTTGTTTTCTCCTACGTTTAGATCTGATGGGATCCTTGAAGTTGTTGTCGTCAAGCTCGGAGTGCGTGTCCCAACTTCATAG
- the LOC104713310 gene encoding short-chain dehydrogenase/reductase family 42E member 1-like, giving the protein MEMKEEENRGIQGKIVAVTGGLGLVGSTVCLELLRRGALQVRSFDCRTASPWSDGLKESGVHCINGDVVNREDVEEALEGVDFVIHLASYGGSGKEMIRTHRIEEVNVKGTRNVLETCVKKGITRLVYLSTNGVVFGEKEIENGDETLPYLPSNHYVSSFDKTKSIAEQLVLENNGRIVENEHGSLLSTCAIRCPIVYGPAEEKYLNRIISYARLGLFLFKIGDTSSKTDWIYVDNIVHALMLATTDLLNEHPRAAGKAYFVSDDNPINFFEFLRPLLKNLDYDLPNSSLSISFAVILGKICEAIYTMLSPLLNQGWIPQPLILTPEVYKVGVTHYYSIGKAKEELGYEPTTQPEEAMTKTISYFKDKKRREVDGPSIYAWIFCVIGLPSIISVAWLPDIGPIPFFRVIAMFIFRSMLVLRIASGIVVTAHVSEALYALWLARRVDPKNAKAWFWRTLLLATFSLRLLLKRAKEVKQSTLREGLLTNSESSIA; this is encoded by the exons AtggagatgaaagaagaagagaacagagGAATACAAGGCAAAATTGTAGCTGTGACCGGTGGGTTGGGATTAGTTGGCTCCACCGTGTGCCTTGAGCTGCTCCGCCGTGGCGCTCTCCAAGTCCGCTCTTTTGACTGCCGCACTGCTTCTCCTTGGTCCGACGGTCTCAAAGAATCCGGCGTCCATTGCATAAATG GAGATGTTGTGAATAGAGAGGACGTAGAAGAGGCTCTTGAAGGAGTGGACTTTGTAATTCATCTTGCGTCGTACGGTGGTTCGGGTAAGGAGATGATTAGGACTCACCGGATCGAGGAAGTCAACGTGAAAGGGACGCGTAACGTATTGGAAACCTGTGTCAAGAAAGGGATCACGAGGTTAGTGTATTTGAGCACGAACGGTGTCGTTTTTGgtgagaaagagattgagaatGGAGATGAAACTCTACCTTATCTACCTTCTAACCACTACGTCAGTTCATTTGATAAGACTAAATCTATTGCCGAACAGTTGGTTCTAGAGAACAACGGTCGTATTGTTGA GAATGAACATGGAAGTCTTTTATCTACGTGTGCGATTCGTTGCCCAATAGTTTATGGACCGGCTGAAGAGAAGTATCTTAATAGGATAATATCTTATGCACGATTGGGTTTATTCCTCTTCAAAATCGGCGATACAAGCTCAAAAACCGATTGGATTTATGTGGATAACATCGTACACGCGCTCATGTTGGCAACCACCGATTTACTCAATGAACACCCGAGAGCCGCAGGGAAGGCCTACTTTGTTTCTGATG ATAATCCAATAAACTTTTTTGAATTTCTTCGGCCACTGTTAAAGAATCTTGATTATGATCTTCCAAATTCATCGCTATCTATTTCGTTTGCGGTTATACTCGGAAAAATATGTGAAGCAATATACACAATGCTATCACCACTACTAAACCAAGGGTGGATTCCACAACCATTGATTCTTACACCTGAAGTTTATAAG GTGGGGGTGACTCATTACTACTCGATCGGTAAAGCCAAGGAGGAACTCGGGTACGAGCCCACAACACAACCTGAAGAAGCCATGACCAAAAccatttcatattttaaagaCAAGAAAAGGAGAGAGGTCGATGGTCCAAGCATTTACGCATGGATTTTCTGTGTGATCGGTTTGCCTAGCATTATATCAGTAGCATGGCTACCGGACATTGGACCCATACCGTTCTTTAGAGTCATTGCGATGTTTATCTTTAGGTCGATGTTGGTATTACGGATAGCATCAGGGATTGTGGTGACAGCGCACGTGAGTGAAGCACTGTATGCGTTATGGCTCGCTCGGAGAGTGGATCCCAAGAATGCAAAGGCTTGGTTTTGGCGGACGTTACTTCTGGCCACTTTCTCTCTTCGATTGCTTTTGAAAAGAGCCAAGGAAGTAAAACAATCAACATTAAGAGAAGGTCTTTTAACCAATTCGGAGTCGTCTATTGCTTGA
- the LOC104713311 gene encoding psbP domain-containing protein 3, chloroplastic encodes MAAITPWFSSPLSCSNPRVTKTIITDSRRCSSISAAISVLDSSNEEQHRILSRDHVGTKRREVMLQIASSAFFLPLAISSAAFAETNASETFRVYTDEVNKYEISIPQDWQVGQAEPNGFKSITAFFPQETSTSNVSVAITGLGPDFTRMESFGKVEAFAETLVSGLDRSWQKPAGVTAKLIDSRASKGFYYIEYTLQNPGEARKHLYAAIGMATNGWYNRLYTVTGQFTDEESAEQSSKIQKTVKSFRFI; translated from the exons ATGGCAGCGATTACTCCATGGTTTTCTTCTCCGCTGAGCTGTTCGAATCCTCGCGTTACTAAGACCATCATTACAG ATTCTAGAAGATGTTCATCAATTTCTGCGGCAATCTCTGTTCTAGATAGCTCCAACGAGGAACAACATCGGATTTT gTCTAGAGATCATGTTGGgacgaagagaagagaagtCATGTTACAGATAGCTTCCTCTGCTTTCTTCCTTCCTTTGGCCATTTCTTCAGCAGCATTCGCAGAGACAA ATGCATCAGAAACTTTCCGTGTGTACACAGATGAGGTGAACAAATACGAGATATCAATCCCACAAG ATTGGCAAGTCGGGCAAGCAGAACCTAATGGATTCAAGTCAATCACAGCTTTTTTCCCTCAAGAAACTTCAACTTCCAATG TGAGCGTAGCGATCACTGGACTAGGTCCGGACTTCACCAGGATGGAATCTTTTGGAAAGGTCGAAGCTTTCGCCGAAACACTG GTCAGTGGATTGGATAGAAGCTGGCAAAAGCCAGCAGGAGTGACTGCAAAACTAATCGATAGCAGAGCTTCTAAGG GATTCTATTACATCGAGTACACATTACAAAACCCTGGAGAAGCTCGTAAGCATCTGTACGCTGCAATTGGAATGGCAACAAACGGTTGGTACAATCGTTTATACACTGTAACAGGACAA TTTACAGATGAAGAATCTGCTGAACAAAGCTCCAAGATTCAGAAG ACAGTCAAGTCTTTCAGATTCATATGA
- the LOC104715860 gene encoding uncharacterized protein LOC104715860, which translates to MPGRLRPASPYIGNVQGPRGSLIGNYPYQQPLPFNYHQQGLVYPYGVTAYGPEYMYSQSQGLYSPYMGQQYLQVYGVPGAVNSPVYQYGQLSQTIPSGQGYTAVQGYSVPGSHVLQLGGPTVSAMTTSSMSALQAPYPSGIPGPAPVQSHIIVHSPQFMQNSGSDQTTSYS; encoded by the exons ATGCCTG GGCGTTTAAGACCAGCTTCCCCGTACATTGGAAATGTGCAGGGTCCTCGTGGTTCACTTATTGGAAACTATCCGTATCAGCAACCACTTCCATTTAACTACCACCAGCAAGGACTTGTGTATCCTTATGG GGTAACCGCTTATGGACCCGAGTACATGTACTCGCAATCACAG ggtttatatagTCCATACATGGGTCAGCAGTACCTTCAGGTCTACGGAGTACCTGGGGCAGTGAATTCACCCGTTTATCAATATGGGCAATTAAGTCAGACTATTCCCAGTGGCCAGGGCTATACAGCAGTTCAAGGGTATTCAGTTCCAGGAAGCCATGTTCTGCAGCTTGGTGGACCTACTGTCAGTGCGATGACCACTTCATCTATGTCTGCTCTTCAAGCTCCATACCCTTCAG GTATACCAGGCCCTGCTCCTGTACAGTCGCATATCATTGTCCATTCCCCTCAATTTATGCAGAATAGTGGTTCTGACCAAACAACAAG TTATTCTTGA
- the LOC104713312 gene encoding cinnamoyl-CoA reductase 2-like produces MAEKQKVVCVTGAGGFIASWLVKFLLSGGYTVHGTVRDPCDEKNDHLKKLDKAAKNLKLFKADLFDYEGLSSAIAGCSGVFHIASPVPFEGVPITEEEVIKPALTGTKNVLEACTEAKVKKVVVVSSIAAVVYNPKWPQDAAKDEGCWSDTQYVYSLEGYWPYYYLAKTLTEREALEWSKRNLADVVTLCPSVTIGPRLQSRLNSSSLGLLRFIKGGIKSLLSDELYLVDVRDVADALLLVYENPKAKGRYICNSHSLYTDSLMEKLKNMYPKRNFPESFTESTEKEVKEVRLLSSEKLQNLGWKFRPLEETIDDSVVSFEAFGDLPKPY; encoded by the exons ATGGCTGAAAAGCAAAAAGTCGTCTGTGTTACTGGCGCAGGAGGGTTTATTGCTTCATGGCTCGTTAAGTTTCTTCTCTCTGGTGGCTACACTGTCCATGGAACCGTTAGAGATCCTT GTGATGAAAAGAATGACCATTTGAAGAAGTTGGATAAAGCTGCTAAGAATCTGAAACTTTTCAAGGCAGATTTGTTTGATTATGAAGGTCTTTCTTCAGCCATTGCTGGTTGCTCTGGCGTTTTCCATATCGCTTCTCCTGTGCCTTTTGAAGGAGTTCCTATCACAGAG gaagAAGTGATTAAACCAGCTCTCACTGGCACCAAGAATGTTCTAGAAGCATGTACTGAAGCTAAAGTGAAGAAGGTTGTGGTTGTGTCATCAATTGCTGCAGTTGTTTACAACCCAAAATGGCCTCAAGATGCTGCCAAGGACGAGGGTTGTTGGTCCGACACTCAATACGTTTACTCACTTGAG GGTTACTGGCCTTATTACTATCTTGCCAAAACGTTAACGGAACGTGAAGCTTTAGAGTGGAGCAAGAGAAACTTAGCTGATGTTGTTACGCTCTGTCCGTCTGTCACCATAGGCCCTAGGCTTCAATCAAGGCTTAACTCTAGTAGTTTGGGGCTTCTCAGATTTATAAAAG GCGGTATAAAATCCTTGTTGAGCGATGAACTGTATCTTGTGGATGTGCGTGATGTGGCGGATGCGCTTTTGTTGGTGTATGAAAATCCAAAAGCAAAAGGAAGATACATTTGCAATTCTCATTCACTATACACCGATTCTCTAATGGAGAAACTCAAGAATATGTATCCTAAACGCAACTTCCCTGAAAG TTTCACGGAGAGCACAGAGAAGGAGGTGAAGGAAGTAAGGCTTCTAAGCTCAGAGAAGTTGCAGAATTTGGGATGGAAGTTTAGGCCATTAGAAGAAACCATTGATGATTCAGTGGTGAGCTTTGAAGCATTTGGTGATCTTCCAAAACCATACTAA